From Salinicoccus roseus, one genomic window encodes:
- a CDS encoding ABC transporter ATP-binding protein, with protein sequence MTEKLLEVNNLTTSFKIGSEYFPAVDDVSFSIQPNEVLALVGESGSGKSATAFSLMGLHRKARIEGEVNFQGRNLLKLNEGKMNKIRGGDMAMIFQDPMTALNPLMKIKQQIIETLKIHNTKSKNERESYAVELLDRVGIPRADRVAEAYPHELSGGMRQRVVIAIAIANRPKLLIADEPTTALDVTIQAQILDLIRELQDDLNSGVLLITHDLGVVAEMADRVAVMYAGQIVEVAPVRELFKNPQHPYTRSLLNSLPTESMLGSKLHVIQGVVPALNKMDRTGCRFAPRIPWVPASEHEKNPQLREIAEGHHVRCTCYRNFSLEGGSAQDIDAEEYQIETGARGGSAR encoded by the coding sequence ATGACTGAAAAGCTTTTAGAAGTGAATAACCTGACGACTTCCTTTAAAATCGGCAGCGAGTATTTCCCGGCAGTGGATGATGTTTCATTCAGCATACAGCCGAATGAAGTTCTGGCGCTTGTAGGGGAGTCGGGCTCAGGGAAAAGTGCAACAGCATTCTCACTGATGGGGCTGCATAGGAAGGCCCGCATTGAAGGGGAAGTCAACTTTCAGGGACGGAACCTCCTGAAACTGAATGAAGGCAAGATGAATAAAATCCGTGGGGGAGACATGGCGATGATTTTCCAGGATCCGATGACGGCGCTCAACCCACTGATGAAGATAAAGCAGCAGATCATCGAAACACTCAAGATACATAACACGAAATCGAAGAATGAACGGGAGTCCTACGCTGTCGAACTGCTGGACCGCGTCGGCATTCCGCGTGCCGACAGGGTCGCAGAGGCCTATCCCCATGAACTGTCCGGGGGCATGCGGCAACGTGTCGTCATCGCAATCGCAATCGCCAACCGTCCGAAGCTGCTCATCGCCGATGAGCCGACGACGGCACTTGATGTGACGATCCAGGCCCAGATCCTCGACCTGATCCGTGAGCTTCAGGACGACCTGAATTCAGGCGTCCTTCTGATCACGCACGACCTTGGGGTCGTGGCTGAAATGGCCGATCGTGTAGCCGTCATGTATGCCGGCCAGATTGTTGAAGTGGCCCCTGTGCGGGAGCTCTTCAAGAACCCGCAGCATCCATACACACGCTCACTTCTGAATTCATTGCCGACCGAGTCGATGCTTGGCAGCAAGCTGCATGTCATACAGGGTGTGGTGCCGGCACTGAACAAGATGGACCGGACAGGCTGCCGTTTCGCGCCGCGCATCCCATGGGTGCCTGCTTCCGAACATGAGAAGAATCCACAGCTCAGGGAAATTGCAGAGGGGCATCATGTACGCTGCACCTGCTACAGGAACTTTTCCCTCGAAGGCGGCTCCGCCCAGGATATCGATGCAGAGGAATACCAGATTGAAACAGGGGCCCGAGGAGGAAGTGCACGATGA
- the opp4B gene encoding oligopeptide ABC transporter permease, producing the protein MLKFTIRRLLITFPQLVILSVLVFIMGSMMPGDALSGLIDPNIPREAIEAKREALGLNNPWYIQYRDWVFAMFQGDFGTSIFHQRPVMDVIGDRLMNTVWLSLFSTILIYLLGLPLGLVSGRYNDSLLDNAITGYTYLGFATPQFIFGLVILWVFGYNLGWFPTGGSVAPGLEPGSIDYILSKINHLVLPSFAIALIGLVGTVQYLRSGIIETKQKDFIILARAKGVKESAVYNRHVFRNSILPIAAFFGYEITALLGGSIFIEMIYSYPGMGRLFLDSISTRDFSVANVLILFYGFLAILGALISDIILSIVDPRIRIK; encoded by the coding sequence ATGCTGAAATTTACAATAAGAAGACTTCTGATCACATTTCCACAACTCGTCATTTTAAGTGTACTCGTATTCATAATGGGGTCGATGATGCCGGGCGATGCACTGTCCGGACTGATCGATCCGAACATTCCTAGGGAGGCCATCGAAGCCAAAAGGGAGGCACTCGGCCTGAACAATCCTTGGTACATCCAGTACAGGGACTGGGTCTTTGCGATGTTCCAGGGTGACTTTGGAACATCAATCTTCCACCAGCGTCCGGTTATGGATGTAATCGGCGACCGTCTGATGAACACGGTATGGCTTTCGCTGTTCTCGACAATCCTGATCTACCTGCTTGGGCTGCCGCTCGGACTCGTATCAGGACGCTATAACGACTCACTGCTCGATAATGCAATCACTGGATATACATATCTCGGTTTTGCAACGCCGCAGTTCATTTTCGGACTCGTCATACTGTGGGTCTTCGGTTACAATCTGGGCTGGTTCCCGACAGGCGGCTCCGTCGCACCGGGGCTTGAGCCGGGCAGCATCGACTATATCCTCAGCAAGATAAACCATCTCGTCCTGCCGAGCTTCGCCATCGCCCTGATCGGGCTGGTGGGAACGGTGCAGTATTTGAGGAGCGGCATCATAGAGACGAAACAGAAGGACTTCATCATTCTGGCACGTGCCAAGGGTGTCAAGGAGTCCGCAGTATACAACAGACATGTCTTCAGGAACTCCATCCTGCCGATTGCAGCATTCTTCGGCTATGAGATCACTGCACTGCTCGGGGGCTCCATCTTCATAGAGATGATCTACAGCTATCCGGGCATGGGCCGCCTGTTCCTGGATTCCATTTCAACACGCGATTTCAGTGTGGCGAATGTGCTCATCCTGTTCTATGGATTCCTGGCCATTCTCGGTGCACTGATATCGGACATCATTCTCAGTATCGTAGATCCTAGGATCCGCATCAAATAG
- a CDS encoding ATP-binding cassette domain-containing protein — MNLLEIKDLKVHYPIKGGFFNTVKDHVKAVDGVSISIPEGTTYGLVGESGSGKTTTGKAVMGLNHVTDGEIYFEGQKLNSKGKKVDVRDDIQMIFQDPYSSLNPRKRVFDIVAEPIRNYNKKPRNELVPEVLGLLQRVGLPPGSLYKYPHEFSGGQRQRIGVARAIALNPKLIIADEPVSALDVSVQAQVLNFMQDIQQDMNLTMMFIAHDLGVVRHMCRHIGIMYQGRLVEEGKTEEIFKNPQHIYTKRLIAAIPDTDVDEIEANLAFRQMVKEEYDQNFADHLDEEGRAFPLQSITETHRVALPVKG, encoded by the coding sequence ATGAATCTATTGGAAATTAAAGATCTTAAAGTCCACTACCCGATAAAGGGCGGCTTCTTCAACACGGTCAAGGACCATGTCAAGGCGGTGGATGGGGTCAGCATCAGTATCCCCGAGGGCACGACCTACGGCCTTGTGGGAGAGTCGGGTTCAGGAAAGACCACGACTGGAAAAGCAGTCATGGGATTGAACCATGTCACTGATGGCGAAATATATTTTGAAGGACAGAAGCTCAACAGCAAAGGGAAGAAGGTCGATGTCAGGGATGATATCCAGATGATCTTCCAGGATCCGTATTCCTCGCTCAACCCAAGGAAGCGCGTATTCGACATCGTCGCTGAACCGATCAGGAACTACAATAAGAAGCCGAGGAACGAGCTTGTTCCGGAAGTGCTGGGGCTGCTTCAGCGTGTCGGTCTGCCGCCGGGCTCCCTCTATAAGTATCCGCATGAGTTCTCGGGTGGACAGCGCCAGCGGATCGGTGTGGCCAGGGCGATCGCACTGAACCCGAAGCTGATCATCGCCGACGAGCCGGTATCGGCACTCGATGTGTCTGTACAGGCGCAGGTGCTCAACTTCATGCAGGACATCCAGCAAGATATGAATCTTACGATGATGTTCATCGCCCATGACCTCGGTGTCGTCCGGCACATGTGCCGGCATATCGGCATCATGTACCAGGGGCGGCTCGTCGAAGAGGGGAAGACGGAAGAAATCTTCAAGAATCCACAGCATATATATACGAAGCGGCTGATTGCAGCAATTCCGGATACGGATGTGGACGAAATAGAAGCCAATCTCGCATTCAGGCAGATGGTCAAGGAAGAGTACGACCAGAATTTCGCCGACCATCTTGATGAAGAGGGCAGGGCCTTCCCGCTGCAATCCATTACGGAGACGCACAGAGTGGCGTTGCCGGTGAAAGGTTGA
- a CDS encoding ABC transporter permease — protein sequence MGNRNDFNQNSGAGRPEEDANKDKARLRQQELDRRNTESDDKPRNGDPFEARTDDDHTYEKGDMDMTVKADLPHGAAGHGALDSKNLPRSTPGWRIIIQEVIADKLALFSLILFTIITAYVFGLTMFLDREEIVMVDLFAINQAPDETFRLGTDYGGRDIFGQLIIGTRNSLAIGILVTLMSVGFGVVYGVVSGYFGGQIDNIMMRIVDFFMVLPFLMIVIVFVTISPSYDIFTFSFMMAAFLWTGTARLVRSLAIQERELDYISASKTLGSSHGKIVFTQLMPNLVGIIIVNGTLSLAANIGIESGLSFIGFGFPEDYPSLGTLMAYATNSQTLQHRPWIWVPAAIMILVLMLCVRNIGEAMRRAGDARQRQA from the coding sequence GTGGGCAATAGAAATGATTTCAATCAGAATTCCGGCGCCGGGCGTCCGGAAGAAGATGCAAATAAAGACAAAGCGCGTCTCCGTCAGCAGGAACTGGATCGACGCAATACGGAAAGTGATGACAAGCCGAGAAATGGGGACCCGTTCGAAGCACGCACGGATGATGACCATACCTACGAAAAGGGCGATATGGACATGACCGTTAAGGCAGACCTGCCTCACGGGGCTGCGGGCCATGGCGCGCTCGATTCCAAGAATCTGCCGAGGAGTACTCCGGGGTGGCGGATCATCATCCAGGAAGTGATAGCAGACAAGCTTGCACTATTTTCACTCATCCTGTTCACGATCATTACAGCCTATGTATTCGGGCTGACGATGTTCCTCGACAGGGAGGAGATCGTCATGGTCGATCTGTTTGCCATCAACCAGGCGCCTGACGAGACGTTCAGGCTCGGCACCGACTATGGCGGACGGGACATCTTCGGCCAGCTGATCATCGGTACGAGGAACTCCCTCGCGATCGGTATACTCGTGACACTCATGAGTGTCGGTTTTGGTGTCGTATACGGGGTCGTTTCCGGCTACTTCGGTGGCCAGATAGACAACATCATGATGCGCATCGTCGACTTCTTCATGGTGCTGCCATTCCTGATGATCGTCATCGTTTTCGTCACGATCTCACCATCCTATGACATCTTCACCTTCTCGTTCATGATGGCGGCATTCCTGTGGACGGGTACCGCACGGCTGGTGCGGTCGCTCGCCATCCAGGAGCGGGAGCTCGACTACATCAGTGCTTCCAAAACATTGGGCAGTTCGCATGGGAAGATCGTCTTTACGCAACTCATGCCGAACCTGGTCGGCATCATCATCGTCAACGGCACGCTGTCGCTTGCGGCGAATATCGGCATCGAGTCGGGTCTGTCATTCATCGGATTCGGTTTCCCGGAAGACTACCCTTCCCTCGGTACGCTGATGGCCTACGCAACGAATTCCCAGACCCTCCAGCATAGACCGTGGATCTGGGTGCCGGCGGCAATCATGATCCTTGTGCTCATGCTGTGTGTACGGAACATCGGGGAAGCGATGAGACGTGCTGGAGATGCAAGACAGAGACAGGCATAA
- a CDS encoding beta-ketoacyl-ACP synthase III: MKNVGVLGLGTYVPEKVFTNHDFEKILDTSDEWITEMTGIKERRFAEDMDTSDMAYEAAKEALENSGVGPEDIDLVIVATSTGDHQFPTVATLLQKRLGLRPVPSMDQLAACTGFIYGMVTAQQFIQTGTYDHVLVVGADKLSKITDFEDRSTAVLFGDGAGAVVMGEVAEGHGMHSFELGSNGHGGPYLYDDEADGNIRMNGREVYKFAVRQMGESSVHVTEKAGLSKEDIDMLVPHQANIRIMNAARERMGLPEDRMSVTVDRYGNTSAASIPLSIHHEVKNGRIKSGDTLVLVGFGGGLTWGAICLTWGDNKEETHG; the protein is encoded by the coding sequence ATGAAAAATGTAGGTGTTCTGGGTCTGGGGACCTATGTACCGGAGAAGGTATTTACCAACCATGACTTTGAAAAGATACTTGATACTTCCGACGAATGGATTACAGAGATGACAGGCATCAAAGAACGGCGTTTTGCCGAGGACATGGATACGAGTGACATGGCCTATGAAGCGGCGAAGGAGGCCCTGGAGAACTCAGGCGTCGGTCCAGAGGACATCGACCTGGTCATCGTGGCGACTTCGACAGGCGATCATCAGTTCCCGACTGTCGCAACCCTGCTTCAGAAAAGGCTTGGCTTGAGGCCGGTGCCATCAATGGACCAGCTGGCGGCCTGTACAGGTTTCATTTATGGGATGGTCACAGCCCAGCAGTTCATCCAGACGGGAACATATGATCATGTACTGGTGGTCGGAGCAGACAAGCTGTCCAAGATCACCGACTTCGAAGACCGTTCCACAGCTGTCCTGTTCGGTGACGGGGCAGGCGCCGTCGTCATGGGTGAAGTGGCGGAAGGGCACGGAATGCATTCCTTCGAGCTCGGCAGCAACGGGCATGGGGGACCGTACCTCTACGATGATGAAGCGGACGGCAACATCAGGATGAATGGCCGGGAAGTCTACAAGTTTGCCGTCAGGCAGATGGGCGAGTCCAGTGTCCATGTGACAGAGAAAGCGGGACTCTCCAAGGAAGACATCGATATGCTGGTGCCGCATCAGGCGAATATCCGGATCATGAATGCAGCACGCGAACGCATGGGTCTTCCAGAGGACCGCATGAGTGTGACAGTTGACAGATATGGAAATACTTCGGCTGCATCAATACCGCTTAGTATCCATCATGAAGTTAAAAATGGTAGAATAAAGTCAGGAGACACCCTCGTTCTGGTCGGCTTTGGTGGCGGCCTGACATGGGGGGCAATATGCCTGACATGGGGAGACAATAAGGAGGAAACTCATGGATAA
- a CDS encoding oligopeptide ABC transporter substrate-binding protein translates to MGKYSWSKLMFLTMLIMVLALAACGGGSSEETSEEEGSGDTGSEESTEEGSEEGSEEGSDDSASGDVYNYEDFNQTVSNDGEVSEGGTLNVGLTSDTPFEGTLNFNLYQGNPDFEVISLFDEPLMSMDEDFQYTNDGAMTYEVNQDDNTVTFTMQEGVTWHDGEPVTIDDYVYSYEVIGHPEYPGIRGATDGFTLIEGYDEYKSGDAEEISGIEVEDEYTATFTYKELAPSLTAGGFWAYAMPEHHYEGVEIADMAEAPQTRENPLGMGPYKVDSITPGEAVVMSKYEDYWRGEPNLDGVELTVVSPSSIANALETGEVDFAINFPTDQYPDVEGMEGVEWLANIEGAYTYIGFKLGEWNEDEGRVDYKPEEMKMGDKELRRAMWHAMDNDAVGERFYNGLRWKATSLITPYHANWHDDSLEVPEYDPEQANQILDEAGYEDTDGDGFRETPDGEPLEINFASMSGGDTAEPLANYYIQSWKDIGLNVQLTNGRLIEFNTFYDMVENDDPEVDIYQGAWGVGSDVDPYGLYGPDVPFNYPRYATEESTQLMEEGNSPEAFDVEQRQEIYNEWQALMVEEMPVVPTLYRSYVVPVNERVANYSIELGYNEETLPYNWGVTETE, encoded by the coding sequence ATGGGGAAATATTCTTGGTCGAAATTGATGTTCCTTACGATGCTGATCATGGTATTGGCATTGGCTGCATGTGGCGGGGGCTCATCAGAAGAGACGTCAGAAGAAGAGGGCTCTGGCGACACAGGGTCTGAAGAATCAACAGAAGAAGGTTCTGAAGAAGGGTCGGAGGAAGGATCCGATGATTCAGCTTCAGGAGATGTATACAACTATGAAGACTTCAACCAGACCGTATCTAATGATGGTGAAGTGAGCGAGGGAGGCACCCTTAATGTAGGTCTGACTTCAGACACGCCATTCGAGGGTACATTGAACTTCAACCTTTACCAGGGGAACCCTGACTTTGAGGTCATCAGCCTCTTCGATGAGCCGCTGATGTCAATGGATGAAGACTTCCAGTACACGAACGATGGCGCCATGACCTACGAAGTGAATCAAGACGATAACACAGTTACATTCACTATGCAGGAAGGTGTCACTTGGCACGATGGTGAACCTGTCACAATCGATGACTATGTCTATTCATACGAAGTCATCGGACATCCGGAATACCCGGGTATCCGTGGCGCGACTGACGGATTCACTCTGATCGAAGGCTATGACGAGTACAAATCTGGAGATGCAGAAGAAATTTCCGGCATCGAAGTGGAAGATGAGTACACTGCTACATTTACTTATAAGGAATTGGCACCATCCCTCACTGCCGGTGGATTCTGGGCATACGCTATGCCTGAGCACCACTATGAAGGGGTAGAGATCGCAGATATGGCTGAAGCGCCACAGACACGCGAGAACCCGCTTGGAATGGGACCATATAAAGTGGACTCCATCACTCCGGGTGAAGCGGTTGTAATGTCCAAGTATGAAGACTACTGGAGAGGCGAACCGAACCTTGACGGCGTCGAACTGACTGTCGTATCTCCATCTTCCATAGCGAATGCTCTGGAAACTGGAGAAGTCGATTTTGCAATCAACTTCCCGACCGACCAGTATCCTGATGTTGAGGGAATGGAAGGCGTGGAATGGCTTGCAAACATCGAAGGTGCATACACTTACATCGGTTTCAAACTGGGTGAGTGGAACGAAGACGAAGGACGTGTAGACTACAAGCCGGAAGAAATGAAGATGGGCGACAAGGAACTCCGTCGTGCAATGTGGCATGCGATGGACAACGACGCAGTCGGCGAGCGTTTCTACAACGGACTCCGCTGGAAAGCGACATCCCTGATCACGCCATATCACGCAAACTGGCATGACGACAGCCTGGAAGTTCCTGAATACGATCCAGAGCAGGCGAATCAGATCCTTGATGAAGCAGGATACGAAGATACTGATGGCGACGGCTTCCGTGAAACACCGGATGGCGAACCGCTTGAGATCAACTTCGCTTCCATGTCCGGCGGCGACACTGCAGAACCACTGGCAAACTACTACATCCAGTCCTGGAAAGATATCGGCCTGAATGTACAGCTTACAAACGGCCGCCTGATCGAATTCAACACATTCTACGATATGGTTGAAAACGACGATCCTGAAGTGGACATCTACCAGGGTGCATGGGGCGTCGGTTCCGATGTGGATCCATACGGTCTCTACGGTCCGGATGTACCATTCAACTACCCACGCTATGCGACTGAAGAAAGCACACAGCTGATGGAAGAGGGCAACTCTCCTGAAGCATTCGATGTAGAGCAGAGACAGGAAATCTACAACGAATGGCAGGCGCTTATGGTTGAGGAGATGCCGGTAGTACCGACACTCTACAGATCATATGTAGTACCTGTAAATGAAAGAGTCGCAAACTACAGCATCGAACTCGGCTACAACGAAGAAACACTCCCTTATAACTGGGGCGTAACTGAAACTGAATAA